One window of the Glycine soja cultivar W05 unplaced genomic scaffold, ASM419377v2 tig00104265_1_pilon, whole genome shotgun sequence genome contains the following:
- the LOC114404487 gene encoding protein PHYLLO, chloroplastic-like, with product MYLCIAPGSRPSPVAVAVASHKLITCISCFDERSLAYHAVGYGRGSHIPAVAITSSGTAVSNLLPAVKSDLAKNIQSLEPNSKCYVL from the exons ATG tATTTGTGTATTGCTCCTGGATCTAGACCTTCCCCTGTTGCTGTTGCTGTTGCAAGTCACAAATTAATCACATGTATTTCATGCTTCGATGAGCGTTCACTTGCATATCATGCTGTTGGATATGGAAGAGGATCTCACATTCCAGCAGTAGCCATTACATCATCAGGCACTGCAGTTTCCAACCTTCTTCCTGCT GTCAAGTCTGATCTGGCTAAAAATATCCAATCATTAGAACCAAACTCTAAATGTTATGTCTTGTAA